A part of Prolixibacteraceae bacterium genomic DNA contains:
- a CDS encoding SLBB domain-containing protein codes for MGKRILLLFAVFLMTASIGFTQNIDPASVNVSELSETQITKMKEEIAKRGLTIDQALVLAKQRGASETQVSELRMRLSGMGGTSTNASSSSSTISSNNSSDNKTESYNQEENANALRKEKRDNAEDEELRKIFGASLFLAKDVTFTPSGIVNASDDYILSIEDEVTIQIWGDAQATYQLRVNTSGAILIPDLGPVYVKGKTFKNAVRTIKQMLIGIYSGMKGPNPTIFSDVALSWQHDIKIIVMGDAVTPGTFTLPANSTAFNALYASGGPNMSGSFRDVRVVRNNKIIAHLDLYDFLVNGTINEDVQLRDNDVIYIPGYISRVELTGAFRKPMKYELLEGEHFNHLLKYSGGFAENAFTSKVKVERIVDGEKEIQVIDSIAYNSFALTNGDVINSGKVLNKYKNKVVIKGAVFRPGAYQLKDEMQLSSLIKEASGLRDDAYLDRGFLTRKRDNMEMENISFGLFSVLNGDSDVTLRSDDVITIRSRFEMQEIKNVSVFGELNNPGEYPYVDNMTLQDLIVRAGGFTRDADVSFIEVARSLTNKEAAVLSDTISHYYSFSVDRDLRLSSEGKGFVLEPFDVVYIRRAPGRRKFGSIKLRGEVMYAGDYSIISKKDHISDIIKRAGGVTPDAFVNGAMLIRKTQLSDIELERLQDLAKDEEIDVKVERERTEIVGINLDKILSTPHGPLDILVQPGDEIKIPKNMETVRISGNVMNPIASVYKKGLTVKKYINKSGGFGERSRRSKVYVIYANGTTAVTKNFLLFKNYPRVEPGAEIIVPRKPIKQDQTTKWISIGSSVASLAVAIATVVNLTNK; via the coding sequence ATGGGAAAGAGAATATTACTTCTATTCGCTGTTTTTCTTATGACAGCAAGCATTGGCTTTACTCAAAATATTGATCCTGCATCTGTGAATGTTTCAGAATTAAGTGAAACGCAGATAACCAAAATGAAAGAGGAGATTGCAAAGAGAGGTTTGACTATTGATCAGGCTTTGGTTTTGGCTAAACAAAGAGGAGCATCAGAAACCCAAGTTTCTGAATTAAGGATGAGATTATCAGGGATGGGAGGGACGAGTACGAATGCGTCTTCTTCTAGTTCTACAATATCCTCAAACAATTCTTCTGATAATAAAACAGAGTCTTATAATCAAGAGGAAAATGCGAATGCATTAAGGAAGGAAAAAAGAGATAATGCTGAAGATGAAGAGTTGAGAAAGATTTTTGGAGCATCTCTTTTTCTTGCAAAAGACGTAACATTTACACCCTCTGGAATTGTGAATGCATCAGATGATTATATTCTATCAATTGAGGATGAGGTTACAATTCAAATTTGGGGTGATGCACAAGCTACATATCAACTTAGAGTTAATACATCGGGTGCTATATTAATCCCTGATTTAGGACCAGTGTATGTTAAAGGTAAAACATTCAAAAATGCAGTCAGAACAATAAAGCAGATGCTTATTGGTATCTATTCTGGAATGAAAGGACCTAATCCAACAATTTTCTCCGATGTTGCTTTATCTTGGCAACATGATATAAAAATTATTGTTATGGGTGATGCTGTAACTCCAGGAACTTTCACTTTACCTGCAAATTCAACTGCATTCAATGCTTTATATGCATCAGGTGGACCCAATATGAGTGGATCATTTCGTGATGTAAGAGTTGTCAGAAATAATAAAATTATAGCACACTTAGATCTATATGATTTCTTAGTAAATGGTACTATTAATGAGGATGTACAACTGAGAGATAATGATGTGATATATATCCCAGGCTATATTAGTAGGGTTGAACTAACTGGGGCTTTTAGAAAACCAATGAAATATGAACTGCTAGAGGGAGAGCACTTTAATCACCTGTTAAAGTATTCTGGTGGTTTTGCTGAAAATGCTTTTACTAGTAAAGTTAAGGTGGAGCGAATTGTTGATGGTGAAAAAGAAATTCAAGTTATTGATTCTATCGCATATAATAGCTTTGCATTAACTAATGGTGATGTAATTAATTCTGGTAAAGTTTTAAACAAGTATAAGAATAAGGTTGTTATAAAGGGAGCTGTTTTTAGACCTGGTGCTTATCAGTTGAAAGATGAAATGCAGTTATCTTCATTAATCAAAGAAGCCTCTGGTTTACGAGATGATGCTTATTTAGATAGAGGTTTCTTAACTCGTAAACGTGACAATATGGAAATGGAAAATATTTCATTTGGTCTGTTCAGTGTCTTAAATGGAGATTCTGATGTTACCTTAAGATCTGATGATGTTATTACTATTCGTTCTCGTTTTGAAATGCAAGAGATTAAGAATGTTAGTGTTTTTGGAGAGTTAAACAATCCTGGAGAATATCCTTATGTAGACAATATGACTTTACAAGACCTTATTGTAAGAGCAGGAGGCTTTACAAGGGATGCTGATGTCTCTTTTATTGAAGTTGCTCGTAGCTTAACAAATAAGGAGGCTGCAGTTCTTTCAGATACAATATCTCACTATTATAGTTTTAGTGTCGATCGAGATCTAAGATTGTCAAGTGAAGGGAAAGGATTCGTATTAGAACCATTTGATGTTGTTTATATTAGGAGAGCTCCAGGACGTCGTAAGTTTGGCTCTATTAAGTTAAGAGGTGAAGTGATGTATGCTGGAGATTATAGTATTATCTCGAAGAAAGATCATATTTCTGATATTATTAAAAGAGCAGGAGGAGTAACACCTGATGCTTTTGTTAATGGTGCAATGCTTATAAGAAAGACCCAATTGTCAGATATTGAATTAGAAAGGCTACAGGATCTTGCAAAAGATGAAGAGATTGATGTTAAAGTCGAGAGAGAAAGAACTGAGATTGTTGGAATAAATCTTGATAAAATCCTTTCTACTCCGCACGGGCCATTAGATATTTTGGTGCAACCTGGTGATGAGATCAAAATTCCAAAGAATATGGAAACGGTACGTATCTCGGGTAATGTGATGAACCCTATTGCGTCTGTTTATAAGAAGGGTTTAACAGTTAAGAAATATATTAATAAATCTGGTGGATTTGGCGAACGTTCTCGAAGATCAAAAGTTTACGTAATATATGCTAATGGAACCACAGCTGTAACAAAAAACTTTCTATTGTTCAAAAACTATCCAAGGGTAGAGCCTGGAGCTGAGATTATTGTTCCTAGAAAGCCGATTAAACAAGATCAAACAACAAAATGGATTTCTATAGGTAGTTCAGTTGCATCCCTTGCTGTTGCAATTGCAACAGTGGTTAATTTGACCAATAAATAG
- a CDS encoding glycosyltransferase family 2 protein, which yields MKDITASIVLYNTPISEITLTLTTLKGAKRLKHIYIIDNSTSPILDKSDYEDDFTTYIFNSKNIGYGRAHNIAIRKALKEKNSYHVVLNTDIEFSSQVINELGEYMDQNIEVGQIMPKIVNIDGSNQYLCKLIPSPLDLFARRFLPKSIFKQKRKLFTLENANYNSVMNIPNLSGCFMFLRASTLNDIGIFDERFLLYAEDVDLTRRIHSKYKTIYYPKATVTHYAKHESYTNYKVMIIHISSLVKYFNKWGWFNDEQKDDINTVTLNNYTSINNNSIVPTPTEQ from the coding sequence ATGAAAGACATTACGGCATCTATTGTCTTATATAATACTCCTATATCAGAAATAACTCTGACTTTAACAACACTTAAAGGAGCAAAAAGACTCAAACATATATATATAATCGACAACTCGACTAGTCCTATTTTAGACAAATCAGACTATGAAGATGATTTTACAACTTATATATTCAACAGTAAAAATATTGGATATGGAAGAGCACATAATATTGCAATACGTAAGGCATTAAAGGAAAAAAATAGTTATCATGTAGTACTAAATACAGATATTGAATTCTCTAGTCAAGTTATCAATGAACTTGGAGAATATATGGATCAAAATATTGAAGTCGGACAGATTATGCCCAAAATTGTGAATATAGACGGTAGCAATCAATACCTTTGTAAACTAATCCCAAGTCCTCTAGACTTATTTGCTAGACGATTCTTACCTAAATCTATTTTTAAACAAAAACGAAAACTATTTACCCTAGAGAATGCCAATTATAATTCAGTAATGAATATACCAAATCTCTCAGGATGTTTTATGTTCTTGAGGGCAAGCACACTCAATGATATTGGCATTTTCGACGAAAGATTTCTCTTGTACGCAGAAGATGTTGATCTGACTAGAAGAATCCATTCTAAATATAAAACGATCTATTATCCCAAAGCGACTGTAACTCATTATGCAAAACATGAGTCATATACAAACTACAAAGTCATGATTATTCATATAAGTAGCTTAGTTAAATACTTCAATAAATGGGGATGGTTTAACGACGAACAAAAGGATGATATTAATACTGTTACTTTAAATAATTATACCTCTATTAACAATAATAGTATTGTACCTACACCAACTGAACAATAG
- a CDS encoding mannose-1-phosphate guanylyltransferase, whose translation MENNYLVIMAGGIGSRFWPMSTSETPKQFLDILGTGKTMIQQTVDRIKDIIPPQNIFIVTSSSYKEIIKQQLPFLDDNQVLLEPCMRNTAPCIAYASYKIYSQNPDANIVVAPSDHLITDETGFRTIIKQALEYTSKQDVLLTLGIHPHRPETGYGYIQSEQKDIQIGEINKVASFKEKPNIDTAKEYLHSGSYLWNSGIFIWSAKSIIKAFEDALPNIAETFAKGDHIYNTIDEQDYINNVYPSCQNISIDYGILEKANNIYVLASEFGWSDLGTWGSLWEKRHRDNDGNSVVGSGVHLFDCNNTIVTVPEKRQVVLQGLDNYIVVEANGIIMVCQKEEEQRIKEFREKVLNK comes from the coding sequence ATGGAAAATAACTATCTCGTAATCATGGCTGGTGGCATTGGTAGCCGATTTTGGCCAATGAGCACTTCTGAAACACCTAAACAGTTTTTAGATATATTGGGAACTGGGAAGACTATGATACAACAAACCGTAGATCGAATTAAAGATATCATACCTCCTCAAAATATATTTATTGTAACTAGTAGCAGCTACAAAGAGATAATCAAACAGCAATTACCATTCTTAGATGACAATCAGGTTCTGCTAGAGCCATGTATGCGAAATACAGCTCCATGTATTGCATATGCTAGTTATAAAATTTATAGTCAAAATCCTGATGCTAATATTGTTGTTGCCCCTTCTGATCATTTAATAACTGATGAAACAGGTTTTAGAACAATCATTAAACAGGCACTTGAATATACAAGTAAACAAGATGTTCTTCTAACCCTTGGGATACATCCTCATCGCCCCGAAACTGGTTATGGGTATATTCAATCAGAACAAAAAGATATACAAATTGGTGAAATTAATAAAGTAGCTTCCTTTAAAGAGAAACCAAATATTGATACAGCAAAAGAGTATCTTCATTCAGGATCATATCTGTGGAATTCGGGAATTTTTATATGGAGTGCAAAGAGCATAATTAAAGCGTTTGAAGATGCTCTACCCAATATTGCAGAGACATTTGCAAAAGGTGATCATATCTATAATACAATTGATGAACAAGATTACATCAATAATGTATATCCTTCATGTCAGAATATTTCTATTGACTATGGTATTCTTGAAAAAGCAAATAACATATATGTATTAGCTTCGGAATTTGGATGGAGTGATTTAGGTACTTGGGGAAGTTTGTGGGAGAAAAGGCACAGAGATAATGACGGAAATAGTGTTGTTGGTAGTGGTGTTCATCTATTCGATTGCAACAATACGATTGTCACAGTACCAGAAAAAAGACAAGTAGTACTACAAGGGCTTGACAACTATATAGTTGTGGAGGCAAATGGCATCATTATGGTATGCCAAAAAGAAGAGGAACAGAGAATCAAAGAGTTTCGAGAAAAAGTTCTAAATAAATAA
- the rny gene encoding ribonuclease Y: MIIEIIIGFGGAIVGAGISYYLWDSALKKKRDSMINDAENQSKVLKDKKILQAKERFIQLKSEHDKVVNEKNQKIAASENRLKQKESTLNQRKDELNRKVRDFDTDKKKNDAIRENLSRQLEVVEQQQEELEKTHRKQVEKLEIISALSAEEAKAQLVESMKNEAKTEAMSYIQEIMDDAKMNANKEAKKVVIKAIQRVATETAIENSVTIFHIENDEIKGRIIGREGRNIRALEASTGVEIIVDDTPEAIVLSAFDPVRREVARLALHQLVTDGRIHPARIEEVVNKVKQQIEEEIIETGKRTTIDLGIHGMHPELIRLIGKMKYRSSYGQNLLQHSRETANLCAIMAAELGLNPKKAKRAGLLHDIGKVPDEEPELPHAILGMKLAEKFKEKPDVCNAIGAHHDEVEMQTLIAPIVQACDAISGARPGARREAVEAYIKRLKDLEQMALSYPGVLKTYAIQAGRELRVIVGSEKITDEDSEKLSYDIAKKIQDEMTYPGQVKITVIRETRAINYAK; this comes from the coding sequence ATGATTATTGAAATTATTATAGGTTTTGGAGGTGCTATCGTAGGTGCTGGAATTTCCTACTATTTATGGGACTCCGCACTTAAGAAGAAGCGGGACTCCATGATTAACGATGCGGAGAATCAATCAAAAGTTCTTAAGGACAAAAAGATTCTTCAAGCAAAAGAGCGTTTTATTCAACTGAAGTCGGAGCATGACAAGGTGGTCAACGAAAAGAACCAAAAGATTGCTGCTTCAGAAAACAGATTAAAACAGAAAGAGTCGACGTTGAATCAACGTAAAGATGAACTGAATCGCAAGGTACGTGACTTTGATACTGATAAGAAGAAGAACGATGCGATAAGAGAAAACCTTTCTCGTCAACTTGAGGTTGTTGAACAACAACAAGAAGAGTTGGAAAAGACACATCGTAAGCAGGTTGAGAAGTTAGAGATTATTTCGGCACTATCTGCAGAAGAGGCGAAAGCTCAATTGGTAGAATCAATGAAGAATGAAGCAAAGACTGAAGCGATGTCTTATATTCAGGAGATCATGGACGATGCTAAAATGAATGCAAATAAAGAAGCGAAAAAAGTTGTTATTAAGGCGATTCAACGTGTTGCAACAGAAACAGCTATTGAGAATTCTGTAACAATCTTCCATATCGAAAATGATGAGATCAAAGGACGTATCATTGGTCGAGAAGGGCGTAACATTAGAGCGCTGGAAGCATCAACAGGTGTTGAGATCATTGTAGATGATACTCCTGAAGCAATCGTACTTTCGGCATTCGATCCTGTGCGAAGAGAAGTGGCTCGTTTGGCTTTACACCAACTGGTTACCGATGGTCGTATCCACCCTGCTAGAATTGAAGAGGTGGTAAATAAAGTGAAGCAACAGATAGAGGAAGAGATTATAGAAACTGGTAAGAGAACTACAATTGATCTAGGAATTCATGGAATGCATCCAGAATTAATTCGATTGATTGGTAAGATGAAATATCGCTCTTCTTATGGTCAGAATCTTCTTCAACACTCTAGAGAGACGGCTAATTTATGTGCTATTATGGCTGCAGAACTAGGCCTGAATCCGAAGAAAGCTAAACGTGCAGGACTGTTGCATGATATTGGTAAAGTGCCTGATGAAGAACCAGAATTGCCACATGCAATCCTTGGTATGAAATTAGCAGAGAAGTTTAAAGAGAAGCCTGATGTGTGTAATGCAATTGGTGCTCACCATGATGAAGTAGAGATGCAAACTCTTATTGCACCAATAGTTCAAGCATGTGATGCAATCTCTGGAGCGAGACCTGGTGCACGTAGAGAAGCAGTAGAAGCATATATTAAGCGACTAAAGGATTTGGAGCAGATGGCTCTATCTTATCCAGGCGTTCTTAAGACATATGCTATTCAAGCTGGTCGCGAACTGAGGGTTATCGTAGGTAGTGAGAAGATTACTGATGAAGATTCAGAGAAACTATCATACGATATCGCGAAAAAGATTCAGGATGAAATGACTTATCCTGGACAAGTTAAGATTACTGTTATTAGAGAAACAAGAGCAATTAATTACGCAAAATAG
- a CDS encoding cell division protein ZapA has product MEDKLSISVNIAERRFPLRIERSEEEKIRMATKLINEKVLQYKQRFGKDDFDSLAMTSLQYVVEMLLLKDQQDLSPFVEKIEDLNDQLESFFDEKENKE; this is encoded by the coding sequence ATGGAAGATAAATTATCGATAAGTGTAAATATAGCAGAGAGAAGATTCCCATTGAGAATCGAACGTTCTGAAGAAGAAAAGATTCGTATGGCAACGAAACTTATCAATGAAAAAGTACTTCAATATAAGCAGCGCTTTGGTAAAGACGACTTTGATTCACTTGCCATGACATCACTACAATATGTGGTTGAGATGCTCCTTCTGAAAGACCAACAAGATTTATCTCCATTTGTGGAAAAGATTGAAGATCTTAATGACCAATTAGAGTCTTTTTTTGACGAAAAAGAGAACAAAGAGTAG